In Blautia wexlerae DSM 19850, a single window of DNA contains:
- a CDS encoding sensor histidine kinase, whose amino-acid sequence MSEQILSTVHGVTTMLFGIYCSAFFLGIKPIRKNILTMFLLFLGQGLLYVIDLALFGETLANMSYPLIVHFPLVLFLSVHYKYPLISSAVSVFSAYLCCQISNWTGLFALAITGLQWCYYSVRILTTTLTFVLLYRYVFRSTKTIFTKNARELSIIGFLPFVYYVFDYASTKFSTLLYSGNKAVVEFMGFAFCIAYLVFLIIYFQEYENKQEITQYSNLREMQLQSMQNEIEQVKISSQRLAILRHDMRHHLSIILTQLQNGHPDKAQEYIHEINSAYDDTIIAAYSGNEMLNSVLSIYHSRFTDRGLSLICNVSTGKELPCSDLSLCTILSNALENSMHALEQLESPSKWARLTLSQKKNHILFQLENPVEKIPAFVDGVPVSTRNGHGIGVRSIIYYVEQLHGQCHFSIVDHCFVLRIII is encoded by the coding sequence ATGTCTGAACAGATTTTATCTACTGTTCATGGTGTCACTACCATGCTCTTTGGAATTTACTGTTCTGCATTTTTTCTTGGGATCAAACCGATCAGAAAAAATATCCTGACTATGTTTCTGTTATTTTTAGGGCAGGGACTGTTATATGTAATTGATCTGGCATTATTTGGGGAAACTCTTGCAAATATGTCCTATCCTCTGATCGTACATTTTCCATTGGTTTTATTCCTCTCCGTTCATTATAAGTATCCTCTGATTTCTTCCGCTGTTTCTGTCTTTTCTGCCTATCTGTGTTGCCAGATAAGCAACTGGACCGGATTATTCGCTTTGGCAATAACAGGATTACAGTGGTGTTATTATTCTGTGCGGATCTTAACAACAACCTTAACTTTTGTCCTTCTTTATCGATATGTATTTCGATCTACAAAAACAATTTTTACAAAGAATGCACGTGAGCTTTCCATCATCGGTTTCCTGCCATTTGTATATTACGTTTTTGATTATGCTTCCACCAAGTTTTCAACTTTACTTTATTCCGGAAATAAAGCAGTTGTTGAGTTCATGGGATTTGCATTCTGCATTGCCTACCTGGTATTTCTCATCATCTACTTTCAGGAATATGAGAATAAACAGGAGATAACGCAATACAGCAATCTTCGTGAAATGCAGCTTCAATCCATGCAAAACGAAATTGAACAGGTAAAGATCAGCAGCCAGAGACTGGCGATCCTGCGGCATGATATGCGCCACCATCTGAGTATTATTCTGACCCAGCTGCAAAACGGACATCCGGATAAAGCACAGGAATACATCCATGAAATTAATTCTGCATATGACGATACGATCATCGCCGCCTATTCCGGAAATGAAATGCTGAACTCTGTGCTTTCCATTTATCATTCCCGTTTCACAGACAGAGGATTGTCTCTTATATGCAATGTTTCTACAGGAAAAGAACTTCCATGCTCCGATCTGTCCCTCTGTACAATCCTGTCCAATGCGCTGGAAAACTCCATGCATGCACTGGAGCAGCTGGAATCACCTTCAAAATGGGCCCGGCTTACTCTTTCACAGAAAAAGAATCACATTCTGTTCCAACTGGAAAATCCCGTAGAAAAAATTCCGGCATTTGTAGATGGAGTTCCGGTTTCTACCAGAAACGGGCATGGAATCGGTGTCAGGAGTATTATTTATTATGTGGAACAATTGCATGGACAATGTCATTTTTCTATCGTGGACCATTGCTTTGTCCTGCGAATTATCATCTGA
- a CDS encoding helix-turn-helix transcriptional regulator, with translation MGRLTVLKQIATDLASQFGPDCEVVIHDLKTSEPEHSIVYIVNGHVTNRDIGDGPSNAVFDAIRNQEKGATPEDHTGYLMKTADGKILKCSTSYIHDDDGTLHYVFGINYDITKLTMIESALHSLVTPENKEEKPKEITHNVNDLLDHLIEESVALVGKPVPLMNKEDKVTAIQFLNDAGAFLITKSGDKVANYFGISKYTLYSYIDVNK, from the coding sequence ATGGGACGACTTACTGTGTTAAAACAAATCGCTACTGATCTTGCTTCCCAGTTCGGACCTGACTGTGAAGTGGTAATCCATGATCTGAAAACTTCGGAGCCGGAACATTCCATCGTCTACATCGTAAATGGTCATGTTACAAACAGAGATATCGGAGACGGACCATCCAATGCTGTTTTTGATGCGATCCGCAATCAGGAAAAAGGAGCAACCCCCGAAGACCATACCGGTTATCTGATGAAAACAGCAGACGGCAAGATCCTGAAGTGCAGCACTTCCTACATTCATGATGACGATGGTACCCTTCATTATGTTTTCGGAATCAATTATGACATTACCAAGCTTACTATGATCGAATCTGCCCTTCATTCTCTTGTCACTCCGGAAAATAAGGAAGAGAAGCCCAAAGAGATCACTCATAATGTCAATGATCTTCTTGATCATCTGATCGAAGAATCTGTAGCTCTGGTAGGCAAACCTGTTCCTTTAATGAATAAGGAGGATAAGGTTACTGCTATTCAGTTCTTAAATGATGCAGGTGCTTTCCTTATTACCAAATCCGGAGATAAGGTTGCAAATTATTTCGGAATCTCCAAATATACATTGTACAGTTATATTGATGTAAATAAGTAA
- the hydA gene encoding dihydropyrimidinase, which translates to MKTLLKNGTVVAGDMSVIEDVLIDGEKIVKVGRNLEAEDAQVVDVNGKLLFPGFIDGHTHFDLEVAGTVTADDFETGTRAAIAGGTTLVIDYASQDKGGHTLKEGLEKWHKKADGKCSCDYSFHMSVVEWNEETEREIQDMINEGITSFKLYMTYPAMIVDDGDLYKIIKKLNEYGCFAGVHCENAGAIDALIAEAKKEGRLGPENHPLVRPDIMEAEAVHRLLVIADAADAPVMVVHLTNRKAFEEVMRARMNGQKVYAETCPQYLLLDDSVYSKPDFEGAKYVCAPPIRKKADQDCLWKALANDQIQTVATDQCSFTMEQKALGKDDFTKIPGGLPGVQTRGTLLYTYGVRTGRITQEQMCRLLSENAAKLYGVYPNKGVIREGSDADIVVFDPEKESVISAKTHLYHTDNNPYEGFKLHGDIDSVYLRGAHVVQDGKVILEKTGKYIKRGNKQ; encoded by the coding sequence GTGAAAACTTTACTGAAGAATGGTACAGTAGTAGCGGGGGATATGTCTGTTATAGAAGATGTTCTTATAGATGGAGAGAAGATTGTAAAAGTAGGCCGGAATCTGGAAGCAGAGGATGCACAGGTAGTTGATGTAAACGGTAAGCTGCTTTTTCCGGGATTTATAGACGGACATACACATTTTGACCTGGAAGTGGCAGGAACAGTGACGGCAGATGATTTTGAAACAGGAACAAGAGCTGCCATTGCAGGAGGAACAACTCTGGTGATCGATTATGCGTCTCAGGATAAAGGTGGTCATACGCTGAAGGAAGGCCTTGAGAAGTGGCATAAGAAAGCAGATGGGAAATGTTCCTGTGATTATTCTTTCCATATGTCTGTTGTGGAATGGAATGAGGAAACTGAGAGAGAAATACAGGATATGATCAATGAAGGGATTACCAGTTTTAAGCTTTACATGACTTATCCGGCAATGATCGTAGATGACGGTGACCTTTATAAGATTATTAAGAAATTAAATGAATACGGATGTTTTGCAGGGGTACATTGTGAGAATGCAGGGGCAATCGATGCGTTGATCGCAGAAGCCAAAAAAGAGGGACGTCTGGGACCTGAGAATCACCCGTTGGTGCGTCCGGATATTATGGAGGCAGAGGCAGTTCACCGCCTTCTTGTGATCGCAGATGCAGCAGATGCTCCTGTAATGGTAGTACATCTTACAAACCGGAAAGCATTTGAAGAAGTGATGCGTGCCAGAATGAACGGACAAAAGGTATATGCGGAAACCTGTCCGCAGTATCTGCTTCTGGATGACAGTGTATATTCAAAACCGGATTTTGAAGGTGCCAAATACGTGTGTGCACCTCCAATCCGTAAGAAAGCAGATCAGGACTGCCTGTGGAAAGCACTGGCGAATGATCAGATCCAGACGGTTGCAACTGACCAGTGCAGCTTTACAATGGAGCAGAAAGCTCTTGGTAAAGATGATTTCACGAAGATTCCGGGAGGGCTGCCGGGAGTACAGACGAGAGGAACTCTGCTTTATACATACGGTGTACGCACAGGCAGGATCACGCAGGAACAGATGTGCCGTCTGTTAAGTGAGAATGCAGCTAAACTTTACGGAGTGTATCCCAATAAGGGCGTGATACGTGAGGGAAGTGATGCAGATATTGTTGTATTTGATCCTGAGAAGGAAAGCGTTATCTCTGCAAAGACACATCTGTATCATACGGATAATAATCCATATGAGGGATTTAAGCTTCATGGAGATATTGACAGCGTATATTTAAGAGGAGCTCATGTGGTGCAGGATGGAAAAGTAATTCTGGAGAAAACAGGAAAATATATTAAACGCGGTAATAAGCAGTGA
- the yedF gene encoding sulfurtransferase-like selenium metabolism protein YedF yields MKHEVNAMGKQCPIPVVMTKKVIDNAAVGDEIEILIDNETAVNNLSRLANKTGCTFVSEKLGDKKYQVKMAVKTEQTGGTLEEEEFVCEAPHKKVTVAVISSNVMGNGDDELGKILIKGFIYALSQMETHPDTILFYNGGAKLTTEDSESLEDLKKMEEEGVEILTCGTCLKHYGLMEKLMVGKVTDMYTIAERMTGADKVIRP; encoded by the coding sequence ATGAAACATGAAGTAAATGCAATGGGAAAACAGTGCCCGATTCCGGTAGTGATGACAAAGAAGGTTATTGATAATGCGGCAGTCGGTGATGAGATTGAAATTCTGATCGATAATGAAACCGCAGTGAATAATCTGAGCAGACTTGCAAATAAAACAGGCTGTACGTTTGTATCTGAAAAACTGGGAGACAAAAAGTATCAGGTGAAGATGGCAGTAAAGACTGAACAGACAGGTGGTACCTTGGAAGAAGAGGAATTTGTCTGCGAAGCACCGCATAAAAAAGTGACGGTAGCGGTAATCTCCTCAAATGTTATGGGAAATGGTGATGATGAACTGGGAAAGATTTTGATCAAAGGATTTATCTATGCCCTTTCTCAGATGGAAACACATCCGGATACAATCCTTTTCTATAATGGAGGTGCAAAACTTACAACAGAAGACTCTGAAAGTTTGGAAGATCTGAAAAAGATGGAAGAAGAGGGCGTGGAAATCCTGACCTGCGGTACCTGCCTGAAGCATTATGGACTGATGGAGAAACTGATGGTTGGAAAAGTTACCGATATGTATACGATTGCAGAGCGTATGACAGGTGCAGATAAGGTGATTCGTCCGTAA
- a CDS encoding dicarboxylate/amino acid:cation symporter, whose product MKKNFFLHSLPFRLLVGVAFGICIGLLLNIIDESAITTAVLNVVVTSKYILGQLISFSVPLIIIGFIAPSITRLGNNASRMLGVAVSIAYASSLGAALFSALSGYLLIPHLSFSSTASHLKALPDVVFELSIPQIMPVMSALVLAIMLGLASAWTKASLISSFLEEFQKIILAIVSRVIIPILPYFIGLTFCSLAYEGTITRQLPVFLQVIVIVLIGHFIWIALLYILAGIYSRENPLKVVKHYGPAYLTAIGTMSSAATLPVALQCAHRAKPLRKDLVDFGIPLFANIHLCGSVLTEVFFCMAISKILYGAVPAPGAMALFCVLLGIFAIGAPGVPGGTVMASLGIITGILKFGDSATALMLTIFALQDSFGTACNVTGDGALTLILTGYARYHNIREQKLQ is encoded by the coding sequence ATGAAAAAAAACTTTTTTCTACACAGTCTGCCCTTCAGACTGCTTGTCGGCGTGGCTTTTGGAATCTGTATCGGACTTCTTCTTAATATAATAGATGAATCTGCCATTACGACTGCAGTACTGAATGTGGTTGTAACATCGAAGTATATTCTTGGTCAGCTGATCAGCTTTTCTGTTCCGCTGATCATCATTGGATTTATCGCACCATCTATTACCAGACTCGGAAACAATGCTTCCAGAATGTTAGGTGTTGCAGTCAGTATTGCCTATGCTTCCTCACTGGGAGCTGCTTTATTCTCTGCATTATCCGGATACCTGCTGATCCCACATTTGTCCTTCAGCTCCACTGCCAGTCATCTCAAAGCTTTGCCGGATGTAGTTTTTGAACTTTCCATTCCACAGATAATGCCTGTCATGAGTGCACTTGTACTGGCCATTATGCTGGGACTTGCATCTGCATGGACAAAAGCCAGTCTGATTTCTTCTTTTCTTGAAGAATTCCAGAAGATCATACTGGCTATTGTATCAAGAGTCATTATTCCGATTCTCCCATACTTCATCGGACTGACTTTCTGTTCACTGGCATACGAAGGAACAATCACCAGACAGCTTCCTGTATTCCTTCAGGTAATCGTCATTGTTCTGATCGGACATTTTATCTGGATAGCTCTTCTATATATACTTGCAGGAATTTATTCCAGAGAAAATCCTCTGAAAGTTGTGAAACATTATGGTCCCGCCTACCTCACAGCCATAGGTACCATGTCATCTGCTGCCACACTGCCGGTCGCCCTCCAATGCGCACACAGGGCAAAACCTCTCCGAAAGGATCTGGTAGATTTTGGTATTCCGCTGTTTGCCAATATTCATCTCTGTGGTTCTGTCCTCACAGAAGTATTCTTCTGTATGGCAATCTCCAAAATTCTTTATGGTGCAGTTCCTGCGCCGGGGGCCATGGCTCTTTTCTGTGTCCTGCTTGGAATTTTTGCCATTGGTGCTCCGGGTGTACCGGGAGGCACTGTTATGGCATCTCTCGGTATTATCACCGGTATCCTGAAATTCGGCGATTCTGCTACAGCTCTGATGCTGACTATCTTTGCCCTTCAGGACAGTTTTGGGACAGCCTGTAACGTAACAGGCGATGGTGCCCTGACTCTGATTCTTACCGGATATGCCAGATACCACAATATCAGAGAACAGAAATTGCAATAA
- a CDS encoding XdhC family protein — translation MYRKIYQILEETGKVKTAMVLNGNHKGEKCLIKENHCLSSDENTADFWKKYEADLAECQETKVIHMGDVDFFVEIYVKNPQLIIFGGGHVSQPVAKIGKMLGFHVTVMDDREDFVTSERFPDADRLIKGSYDKLSDKIPAYENAYYVIVTRGHLGDSACARQILRRPYTYLGMIGSKNKVKLTREKLLGEGFSEEQLNSIHAPIGLPIGGHMPAEIAVSIAAEIVQEKNRYDVSYIDGAVEDAVRKKENGIMITIISKSGSSPRGTGSKMFIDKDGNSYGSIGGGNVEFQALKYAPEAQHGEIRKYNLSNQGGANLGMICGGEVEVLYELL, via the coding sequence ATGTACAGAAAAATTTATCAAATTTTGGAAGAAACAGGAAAAGTAAAAACAGCAATGGTTTTAAACGGGAATCATAAGGGCGAAAAATGTCTGATAAAAGAAAACCATTGTTTATCATCCGATGAAAATACAGCAGATTTCTGGAAAAAATATGAAGCTGATCTGGCGGAGTGCCAGGAGACAAAAGTTATTCATATGGGAGATGTAGATTTCTTTGTGGAAATTTATGTGAAAAATCCGCAGCTTATCATTTTTGGAGGCGGACATGTTTCGCAGCCTGTTGCAAAAATCGGAAAAATGTTGGGATTTCATGTGACTGTTATGGATGACAGAGAAGATTTTGTGACTTCAGAGAGATTTCCGGATGCCGATCGGCTGATCAAAGGCAGCTATGATAAACTTTCAGACAAAATACCGGCCTATGAAAATGCTTATTATGTGATCGTGACAAGAGGTCATCTCGGAGACAGTGCCTGTGCCAGACAGATCCTGAGACGCCCTTATACTTATCTGGGAATGATCGGCAGTAAAAATAAGGTAAAACTGACCAGAGAAAAATTACTCGGAGAAGGTTTCAGCGAAGAACAGCTCAACAGTATCCATGCACCGATTGGATTGCCGATCGGAGGACATATGCCGGCAGAGATTGCTGTAAGTATTGCTGCGGAGATCGTTCAGGAAAAGAACAGGTATGATGTTTCTTATATTGATGGAGCTGTGGAGGATGCTGTCAGGAAAAAAGAAAATGGAATTATGATCACGATCATATCCAAGAGTGGTTCTTCTCCAAGAGGGACAGGAAGTAAAATGTTTATTGATAAAGACGGGAATTCATATGGAAGCATCGGAGGCGGAAATGTAGAATTTCAGGCTTTGAAATATGCGCCAGAAGCGCAGCATGGTGAAATCAGAAAATATAATCTGTCTAACCAGGGCGGTGCGAATCTGGGAATGATCTGTGGCGGCGAGGTGGAAGTCCTTTATGAATTGTTGTAG
- a CDS encoding SH3 domain-containing protein, producing MKKSLWLVLVLGLAFAAQGCGFDPTIDSSVMIVKVTPTPEVTPTPEASEATPTPEATPTPAAEQTASGVKVEVKSGTYYASSELNLRSDASSDADLISSVAAGTQLNSTGVCENGWIRVDYNGQTCYASGDFVTTTAPAADAGETAADTSADTSYDESAE from the coding sequence ATGAAGAAATCACTTTGGCTGGTTCTTGTACTGGGACTTGCATTTGCTGCTCAGGGATGCGGATTTGATCCTACTATTGATTCCAGCGTTATGATCGTTAAAGTAACACCAACACCGGAAGTCACACCTACTCCTGAGGCTTCAGAGGCAACACCAACACCGGAAGCAACACCAACGCCGGCAGCAGAGCAGACAGCCAGTGGTGTAAAAGTAGAAGTGAAATCCGGTACCTATTATGCGTCATCAGAATTAAATCTTCGTTCTGATGCAAGTTCAGATGCAGATCTGATTTCAAGTGTGGCAGCCGGAACTCAGCTGAACAGTACAGGTGTATGCGAGAATGGATGGATTCGTGTGGATTATAATGGACAGACCTGTTATGCAAGCGGAGATTTTGTGACAACAACAGCTCCGGCAGCAGACGCAGGTGAGACTGCAGCAGATACATCAGCAGATACGTCTTATGATGAAAGTGCAGAATAA
- a CDS encoding S-ribosylhomocysteine lyase, giving the protein MEKITSFTIDHIKLQPGIYVSRKDPVGGSMITTFDIRMTSPNEEPVMNTAELHTIEHLAATFLRNHKEFGSKMIYWGPMGCRTGNYLLLNGDYESKDIVPLMIETFEFIRDFEGEVPGASAKDCGNYLDMNLPMAKYLAGKFLDEVLYDIKPDRLIYPQ; this is encoded by the coding sequence ATGGAAAAAATAACAAGTTTTACCATTGACCATATCAAATTACAGCCTGGAATTTATGTTTCACGTAAGGATCCGGTTGGCGGCAGTATGATCACTACCTTCGATATCCGTATGACTTCTCCTAACGAAGAACCTGTGATGAATACCGCTGAGCTTCACACGATCGAGCATCTGGCAGCAACATTCCTGAGAAATCATAAAGAGTTCGGCTCTAAAATGATCTACTGGGGACCGATGGGATGCCGTACAGGCAATTATCTTCTTTTAAATGGAGATTATGAGTCCAAGGATATCGTTCCGCTTATGATCGAGACTTTTGAATTTATACGTGATTTTGAAGGTGAAGTTCCGGGAGCATCTGCAAAAGACTGCGGAAATTATCTGGATATGAATCTGCCTATGGCAAAATATCTGGCAGGAAAATTTCTGGATGAAGTTCTTTATGATATCAAGCCGGACAGACTTATTTATCCACAGTAA
- a CDS encoding peptidylprolyl isomerase: MKRKLLAALCVTAMSAGLLAGCGSSDKTEESTKTEETAKEETSSQEETETKAASSDSDNVASEEEAEKAGFSDGSDEKSDSADTDSENKDSSDSSTTSVLLDTSKELTGIHHAEIEVKDYGTIDVELDADTAPITVTNFVKLAQEGFYDGLTFHRIMDGFMIQGGDPNGDGTGGSKENIKGEFSNNGVDNDISHTRGTISMARASDPDSASSQFFIVQADSTFLDGDYAGFGHVTEGMDIVDKICEDAKPTDDNGTIPSDQQPVIEKITITD, from the coding sequence ATGAAAAGAAAATTACTGGCAGCACTTTGTGTTACAGCTATGTCAGCAGGTTTACTGGCAGGATGTGGCAGCAGTGATAAAACAGAAGAGAGTACAAAAACAGAGGAAACAGCGAAAGAGGAGACTTCTTCTCAGGAAGAGACGGAGACAAAAGCTGCTTCTTCTGACAGTGATAATGTAGCAAGTGAAGAAGAGGCAGAAAAAGCCGGATTTTCTGATGGTTCTGATGAAAAGAGTGATTCTGCTGATACAGATTCTGAAAATAAAGATTCTTCAGACAGCAGTACAACCAGTGTGCTTTTGGATACTTCCAAAGAACTGACAGGAATTCATCACGCAGAGATTGAAGTAAAGGATTACGGTACGATTGATGTGGAACTGGATGCAGATACAGCACCGATCACAGTGACAAATTTCGTGAAACTCGCACAGGAAGGTTTTTATGACGGACTGACATTCCACCGTATCATGGATGGATTCATGATCCAGGGTGGTGATCCCAACGGAGACGGAACAGGTGGATCAAAAGAGAATATTAAGGGTGAGTTCAGCAACAATGGAGTAGACAATGATATTTCCCACACAAGAGGGACTATTTCCATGGCAAGAGCCAGTGATCCGGACAGCGCAAGCTCGCAGTTCTTTATTGTTCAGGCAGACAGTACATTCCTGGACGGAGATTATGCAGGATTTGGCCATGTGACAGAAGGCATGGATATTGTTGATAAGATCTGCGAGGATGCAAAACCGACAGACGACAATGGAACAATCCCGTCAGATCAGCAGCCGGTTATTGAGAAGATTACCATTACAGATTAA
- a CDS encoding class I SAM-dependent methyltransferase has protein sequence MKNYQITQWCAAFIRQQVQEGDFCIDATMGNGNDTLLLSQLCGESGKVLAFDIQEQALTATQKRLNAGHVPENYRLLLESHANMAEYATPDSVSCIVFNFGYLPGGDHSLATRGETSIQALTQALTLLKKGGMISLCIYSGGDSGFEERDQILDWLKNLDSHQYLVIKSDYYNRPNNPPIPVLVIKN, from the coding sequence ATGAAGAATTATCAGATCACGCAATGGTGCGCAGCTTTTATCAGACAGCAGGTACAGGAAGGAGACTTCTGTATTGATGCTACAATGGGAAACGGAAATGATACACTTCTGCTTTCGCAGCTATGCGGAGAATCAGGAAAGGTTCTTGCCTTTGATATTCAGGAGCAGGCACTGACTGCAACCCAAAAGAGACTGAACGCCGGACATGTTCCGGAAAATTACAGACTGCTTCTGGAATCTCACGCAAATATGGCAGAATATGCCACACCAGACAGTGTAAGCTGCATTGTATTTAATTTTGGTTATCTTCCCGGTGGAGATCATTCACTTGCAACCAGAGGTGAAACCAGCATTCAGGCGCTGACTCAGGCTTTAACACTTCTGAAAAAAGGCGGGATGATTTCTCTTTGTATCTACAGTGGTGGCGATTCCGGATTTGAAGAGAGGGATCAGATCCTTGACTGGCTGAAAAATCTTGATTCCCATCAATACCTGGTAATCAAAAGCGATTACTACAACCGCCCCAACAATCCGCCAATCCCGGTACTGGTAATCAAAAATTAA
- the coaBC gene encoding bifunctional phosphopantothenoylcysteine decarboxylase/phosphopantothenate--cysteine ligase CoaBC, whose translation MTLEGKTVLLGVTGSIAAYKIAYLASALKKRHADVHVLMTENATNFINPITFETLTGNKCLVDTFDRNFQFQVEHVSIAKKADAVMIAPASANVIGKLAHGIADDMLTTTIMACKCKKFISPAMNTNMFENPVVQDNLKILEHYGYEVIAPACGYLACGDTGAGKMPEPETLLAYIEREAACEKDLKGKKILVTAGPTQESVDPVRYLTNHSSGKMGYAIAKAAMLRGADVTLVSGRTSIEPPMFVNLIPVVTARDMYEAVTSVSNEQDIIIKAAAVADYRPARISEEKVKKSDGQMSIELERTDDILKFLGEHKRHGQFLCGFSMETQNVIDNSRAKLAKKNLDMVAANNVKVEGAGFQGDTNVLTLITQDEEISLPLMSKEDAAFRILDKIFSLMQDSVC comes from the coding sequence ATGACACTGGAAGGAAAAACAGTATTACTGGGAGTGACAGGCAGCATTGCGGCGTATAAGATTGCATATCTGGCAAGCGCGCTGAAGAAACGCCATGCAGATGTTCATGTGCTGATGACAGAGAATGCCACGAATTTTATCAATCCGATCACTTTTGAAACTCTCACAGGAAATAAATGTCTGGTGGATACCTTTGACCGGAATTTTCAGTTTCAGGTAGAGCATGTATCGATTGCAAAGAAAGCAGATGCGGTGATGATCGCACCGGCAAGTGCCAATGTGATCGGTAAACTGGCACATGGGATCGCAGATGACATGCTTACTACCACGATCATGGCATGCAAATGTAAAAAATTCATTTCCCCGGCCATGAATACCAATATGTTTGAGAATCCTGTAGTACAGGATAATTTAAAGATTCTGGAGCATTACGGATATGAAGTAATCGCTCCGGCGTGTGGATATCTGGCATGTGGTGACACAGGAGCGGGAAAAATGCCGGAACCTGAGACATTACTTGCCTATATTGAGCGCGAAGCTGCCTGTGAGAAAGATCTGAAAGGAAAGAAAATCCTTGTAACTGCAGGTCCTACACAGGAATCTGTTGATCCTGTTCGTTATCTTACCAATCATTCTTCAGGAAAAATGGGCTATGCTATTGCGAAAGCTGCCATGCTCCGAGGTGCAGATGTCACGCTGGTCAGCGGACGTACTTCAATTGAACCTCCCATGTTTGTAAATCTGATACCTGTTGTGACTGCAAGAGACATGTATGAAGCTGTAACTTCTGTCAGCAACGAACAGGACATCATTATTAAAGCTGCTGCTGTGGCAGATTACCGCCCTGCCAGAATCAGTGAAGAAAAAGTTAAGAAAAGTGACGGACAGATGTCCATAGAACTGGAAAGAACAGATGATATCCTGAAGTTTCTTGGGGAACACAAACGGCATGGACAGTTTCTCTGCGGATTTTCCATGGAGACACAGAATGTGATCGACAATTCCAGAGCCAAGCTGGCAAAGAAAAATCTGGATATGGTGGCTGCCAACAATGTGAAAGTGGAGGGCGCCGGATTTCAGGGAGATACCAATGTACTGACATTGATCACACAGGATGAGGAAATCTCTCTTCCGCTTATGAGTAAAGAAGACGCAGCTTTTAGGATCCTGGATAAAATCTTTTCGCTGATGCAGGATTCTGTCTGTTAA
- a CDS encoding type III pantothenate kinase, with protein sequence MILAIDVGNTNIVVGCIDDLKTYFIERLSTNRTKTELEYAVDLKNVLDIYHIKKTEIEGCIISSVVPQITNIVKLAAEKILKKNAIVLGPGVKTGLNIMMDNPGQLGADQVADAVAGIAGYPVPLILIDMGTATTASVVNSKKQYVGGMILPGVGVSLDALTARASQLSGISIDAPRHVIGKNTIECMKSGVLYSNAAALDGIIDRIEEELGEKATVVATGGLAKKIVPHCKREIILDEELLLRGLLIIYEKNK encoded by the coding sequence ATGATTTTAGCAATTGACGTTGGAAACACCAACATTGTAGTTGGATGTATTGATGACCTGAAAACATATTTTATAGAACGCCTTTCTACTAACCGTACAAAGACGGAACTGGAATATGCGGTGGATTTAAAGAATGTTCTTGATATCTATCATATAAAAAAAACAGAGATTGAGGGCTGTATTATTTCTTCTGTAGTGCCGCAGATCACAAATATTGTGAAACTTGCCGCAGAGAAAATTCTTAAGAAAAATGCAATTGTTCTCGGACCCGGTGTAAAGACAGGACTGAATATTATGATGGATAATCCGGGACAGCTTGGCGCAGATCAGGTTGCTGATGCAGTGGCAGGAATTGCCGGTTATCCGGTGCCGTTGATCCTTATCGATATGGGAACTGCAACCACAGCGTCTGTTGTCAACAGTAAGAAGCAGTATGTAGGCGGAATGATTCTTCCGGGTGTAGGGGTTTCCCTGGATGCACTTACTGCGAGGGCTTCCCAGCTCAGCGGAATCAGTATTGATGCGCCAAGACATGTGATCGGGAAAAACACGATCGAATGTATGAAGAGCGGGGTTCTTTACAGCAATGCAGCAGCTCTGGATGGAATTATTGACAGGATCGAAGAGGAACTGGGGGAGAAGGCAACTGTAGTGGCAACCGGTGGTCTGGCAAAGAAAATCGTTCCTCATTGTAAGAGAGAAATCATTCTGGACGAGGAACTTCTTCTGAGAGGTCTTCTGATTATTTATGAGAAAAATAAGTAA